AACAATCACCAAACAAAATTCGCGACTACCTGGGTCGTTGAAAGACCGTGGAGGCGCGAATGATGATTAAGCATTATGTAGTTGGTACTTTAGTTTTAAGTTACTAGAGTGTTACCCAGCCGTATTTGATAGAGGTGATAACGGCTTGTGTGCGGTCGTCAACTTCCATCTTCTGCAGAATGCTACTAACGTGATTTTTGACTGTTTTTTCGCTAATGAAGAGGTTTTCTCCAATAGTCTTGTTACTCTTACCTTCAGCCATTAATCGCAGCACCTCAGCTTCCCGACGAGTAAGCGGATTGTTGCCACGCGGTATGAATTTCGTAACCGTCTCACGACTAGCCGCAGCACCCGATGTTGCACCAATTTCGTCCAGATAAGTCATCCTGCGAAGCTGATTGATTAATTTTCCTGTCACCTTAGGATGGATGTAAGCATGCCCTTCCGCAACTGTGCGAATAGCATTGATAAGTGCCTCGGCTTCCATGTCCTTCAGCAGATAACCCGTCGCGCCCTTGCGAAGGGTTTCGAACACATAGCTCTCGTCATCGTGTATTGATAGAATAATAACTTTAATTTCCGGAAAAATATCGCGAAGTCGCTCTGTTGCTACAACACCATTTTCCGTAGGCATGTTAATGTCCAGCAACACGACGTCTGGTTTCTCATGATTACAGAACTCCAACACCTGTATGCCGTCGCCACACTCGCCAATGACTTCTAGATCGTTCTCCATGTTCAAAATTCGTTTCAGCCCTTCGCGGAACAGCTGATGATCGTCGGCAAGGAGTACTTTAATTTTACGAACCGCATTTTTATTCTCCATGTGCGATTAACTCCTTTCCTGATTCAGATTTAATGGGAACATTGATCTTTATTTTGGTGCCTTGCCCAATGATTGATTCTATGTCCATTTTCCCCTGCAGTAGCTCAACTCGCTCCTTCATCCCAATCAGACCAAAATGCGAATGGGTTTTCGCGCGGGACTCCACTACATCCAGATGAAAGCCGACTCCATTATCCTCTATAGTTAGATATACGGTTTCTTCATTAAAGGTCATTTCCAGAGATACAAAAGTAGGCTGAGCATGTTTTAACGCGTTGTTATAGCCTTCTTGAACGAGTCTGAACATAGCCGCTTCCATTGCACTAGGTAGACGCTTTTCCTTACCTATAGTCTCAAAAACAGCCCTGATGCGAGTCTTCTCCTCAAAATCCTGCACAAACTTCCGCAAAGTCGGAACCAATCCCAAATCGTCCAATGCCATCGGTCGGAGGTTAAAAATAATTTTGCGAATATCCTCCAGCCCAATACGAATTTGCAATTTCAAATCGATCAGCTCGTTTTTAACAAGCTCCATGTCTTTCGTATCTAACAGCCGCTCCGCAATCTCCGTGCGTAGCACTAGATTAGCCAAGGACTGGGCTGGGCCATCATGGATTTCCCGAGCAACTCGCTTACGCTCGTCTTCCTGTGCCAGAATGATTTTAAGTCCAATTAGCTGACGGTTTTTCGCCGATTCTAGAATCCGTGTTATCTGATTCAAGTCACCAGAAAGATAGTCAAGCACGACACTCATCTGAAGGTTGATCGTATCCGCTCGCTCAATGGAAATCTCCACATTTTTTACTCGGTGCTGCAGATCGTCACGACGTGTTTTCAGGTAGCTCTCCTTCTCCCGATAAACCATCAGGTCCAGCTGAAATTGAGTCGCCTTCTCATAGGCTGACTTAATATCATGCTCGGAGAAACGAACGAAATCACGGCTAACCTCAGTTAACCGTATTCTCGCAAGCCGATAATCCCGCTCCAACAGATCTACTTTATCAATAGTATCCGACGTTTCTCGCAGTACCTTCTCCAGCTCAAGAGTTAAGGCAAGAAGCTCACGACGGGCAACCTCGCAAATTTCAAAAACCTGAACCTTACTATCTTCCATAACAGAGATGGCATTCTGGATTACACGATCTATTTGGTCTACATGATAATCCATATTGACGTCTCCCTTATGATCTTTAACGCCTGCTTATATATGTGTCATTCCCATAAAATCAAGGCCGCCCAGCGTCTTCTAGCAATATTCCCATCATACCATAATTATTAGTTTCAATGAGAGGAGGTTTAGGACTTTTGATATAAAATTAATGAATTGTAATGGTTTTTGTTTTGCTTACCCAGTCTACCTTCTGACCGAGCTGCTCTGATATGACGCGAACAGGTACATAGACACTACCATTAACAATGGTAGGTGTGACGGTAAGTGTTTGACGCACGCCATTAACCGTCATTTTATTACTACCTACCCACAATTCAAGCATGGTGTCGCCTCTTAGAATCGTAACTCTCTTAGATTTATTATCCCAGAGAACCTGAGCTCCAAGCGAATCCGCAACAAACTTAAGTGGAAGGAAATTCGTGTTCGTGCCTTGCTGCATGAAAGGAGCCCCTGGCAGTGTAACCTTCTTCCCGTCAACCTTCGCTTGTTTACTGCCAACCGTCATAACGATAGTCGAATTAGTAACTTTAATCCCTGATGGCGGATATTGCAAGGCGAGATTATCAAAAGCGAGTTGGCCCTGTAACGCACGTTCGTCTTGGTCCTCCTCCGCATTAACAATATAAAGCTTTGTCAGCTGTGCCGGACCCTTTAATCCTGCTGCAGCTAAGTCTACACGGATATTCTTCCATCCCATCCAGTCAATCTTATCGGCTATCGTGGCGTATACCGTTTTACCGTTCACATCTGTAAACTCCGCCCTCAACCAGTTATAGCTCTGATCACCTAGTACATCGAGAGTAAGTGCGCTTGGCGTTCCCGTTACGGTAATCCCTTTGCCATCATTAAGAACAGCATTAGCATATCGTTTGCCAGCGCCTACAGTGAAGTCATAATCCATTAATAGAACATTGGAAGATTCACGTCCCTGAACTCCCGTTGTAATGGATGTATTTCCTACCGTTTCCTTCGGTGTTGCGGTAAATCCAACCTTATAAGAAACCTTCTCAAAGTCCTCAAGCGGTTTCTCAGTTCCTGAAGCGAGCGCAGCTACAGTACCGAAGCCATCATATCTGGCTACAGCATACCCGGCAGTAATGTTACTATTAACTTTATCTATCGTTATTTTCCCATTGCTAGAGCTCCCCGTAAATCCATAGAATTCCCAAGCTACTGAAGATGCTGGTAGTGACAATTGACGCCCGTCCGTTAACTGAACCTTAACCGGAGCATTAATGGTCATCCCTGGCTTTAGCAATGTTGTGCTCGGCTCTACGATAAGCTTCGATATCTGAGCCTCTCCAATTACCTCAATTGGAATAGTATCTGATGCACTGCCCGCATTAACGCTGAGCTTTGCTGTTCCGGATTTAGACGCGAGGAAAGTGCCCTCTGTGAAAGCCCCCAACGGCTTGTCGATGCTCCATGTCGGTGTTAAGCCACTCGGATCAATCGGATTGAAATAGTTATCGTAGGCTTTCAACGAGAAATTAGATTGTTGGCCTATGAACAAAGTTTTGGATCCACTCGCTACTATCCCCTTAATCGTGCCTTGTGGGGCAATGGTGTAGACACCAATCCCATTGGCTACCTGACGTTGAGTCGTTCCATATGACGTAGGGTGCGTTAGCCCAACTTGAAACTCACCTAGTGGACGGGAAACCATCGTCGTTGAGCCGCCACCATCAAGATTTACTGCTTTCCAAGCTCCTAACTGGAGAAGCATCTGCTGCAGTACCTTGAGAGTTACACCTTTACGTCCCCCATTCTCCTCAACGGTAACCAAATACACCGTGGATCCATCCTTAGAATATCCGACAGCTGTACGGGCTCTATTGGCACTACCACTGACACCATCAATATCCCTTGAGAAGGCCGCTGCAACACCATTATCTAGCAAAAGCGTATGTCCGCTTACCATCATCTGAAAGCTAGATTGATCATAGGATTGACCACTATTATTTGATTGGAGCGAGTATTCCGTAGTAACTTTGTCACCAATAATAAGATGCGACTTGATGAAATCTGTTGCTGTCTTATTACCACTTCCACGTAATATATAGCCATTCGCAGGAATTGCCGTCTTAATCGGCGTACCAATTGAAACTTCGGTTACATTACCATCCACTATTAAAGCCTCACTAGGAATTGTACTACTAGCAATTGGCCTCTCAGGCGCTGTCCAAGCACTAGTATACATATATAGGGTATCGACATGGCTATACGCTCTATCAGGTTCTGTGCGATAGGCAGACTTATTTAATCCTGTTAGTTTAAACGTTGTTCCGTCTGCTGCTGTAACCATTCCAGAGAAGCTAAAATTGTCGATAACCGGTTTACGGTCTTGGGTCACTCCGAAGGTATACATTCCCTTCAATTGCTCGCTGCTTACTAGAAGCTGGCCGGAAGTAATCTGTGCTCCCATCGGAACGGCTTCTGTCGTAATTCCTGTTCTGAAAACATCTCCATTAATACCGGCAACAGCTCCGGTTTCTTTAGACATTGCTCCGACGGATTGTTTGGCCGTAACGCTGCCTTGGGGTCCGCCCATCGCGTTTAGCTGTACGTAGGGATTTGTTAGATCAATTTCTAATACATGAAGAACCTCCGTTGCTTTGGTCGCGTTGGAAGGTACCCAGTTATAGTTTACCTGACGGGCTCCAGACGTAACCATAGTTTCGGATTGCTTTACTAGCTTGTATGTAACAGCAGCAGGGGCTGTAGCAGCAGAGACGTGCGAGATTGAGGTTAATGGTGAGAAAGAGGTGAATAGGTTTAATGGTGCGGTGAACACCAATACCCCCGCAAGAATGGGAACAATAATGCGGAATCGTACACTTTTATATCTAGATTGATTCGGTTTTTGAGACGGAATTAGGGTAGTTTGAGATGAAAATGATTTCTGCTTACTACGGGATGAGTGAGATTGTTGTGGTGGCATGTAAGTCTCCTGCAATTCTATTAGTATTTGGCCGAAGCGTCGCAGCTCCTATAAAGCTCCTACTCTATTAGACTCTTTAAGAGTCAAAAAGTTACACCTCAATAGAGATTGTCATTAAAAATTAATATACTGCAAATATGACTACTATTTGCTAGATTTGTCGGAATAACGGTGTTTTGCGAATATAGTGCTGTAACTTTTACATTCTGAATAACGTAAAAAAGCGGCAACCATCGCCGCTTTTCCCCACTACTATTTATTTAAGCTCTGCACGTTCACGCTTAGTCAGCTTATTCCATACGAGCTGATAGGAATGCTCGAGCATAGCATGCACCTCACTATCAGGCACACCACCATCAAACACTACTGTATTCCAGTGCTTCTTGTTCATATGATAGCCCGGTAGGACAGAGCCGGGATATTGTTGCCGCAGTAGCCATGCTTCTTCCGGCTCTACCTTCAGATTAACACTTTCGTGCTCACCTGTTCTGCCTAGCAAGGCAAACATTTTACTTCCTACGAACAACACCGGTAAATTAGGATCGAAGGGGTAATGCAAACTTGAACCTACCCATTCCAATCCTGCCTCCATTATCTTTGCATGGTTCATAGGAAATCCACGTATTCCAAAAATCTCTTAATCATAATTGCTGCCTCTGCACGAGTCGCATTGTTTTTTGGATTGACCGTCTTCTCGGGTGTCCCTTTAATAAAGCCAGCTGTTACACTAATGGCCATGCCATCCTTGGCCCAGCTGCTAATTTTGGTGCGATCCTTGAAGCCATTAAGGGCAGTACTCGTTGCCGTCTTGCTCACTCCCGCATACTTCATCGCTCTTACTAACATCGTAGCCATCTCCTCACGGGTAACAGGAGCTTCCGGACGGAACTTCCCGTCTGTTCCTCCCTCTACAATACCCGCATCGCTAACGGCACCAATGTAAGCAGCAGACTTATAGTTGGAACCAACATCCTTAAACTTTGCTGCGGATGCACTAACGCCATTAAGACCTAGACCACGTGCAATAAATACCGCAAAATCTGCCCTCGTGATAGCCTTGTTAGGAGCAAAGCTTGTTAGGGAGGGTCCATCTACAATGAACTTAGAGGCTAACTGGGATACATCATCTCTAGCCCAGTGCTTAGCCATATCTGTATAGGTTATATTGGCACGAATTGCCGCGTACACGCTATTACCTTTTCTCATAAAATCAACCTTGACGCTACCGTTGGAATTGCTAACCTTAGACGGTACATAAGTCACATCACCAGAATCACTATCCATACGTACGACGGCAATATCGTTCGTAGCACCTACCGACGAGGGAAGGACAAAGGTTCTAGTGACATATGCTTCATAAGAGTCGATCTCCCTTTCTCGTCCACCCGCAAGTATAATCGCTGTAAAATCAGCAGGAGTCACAAGCA
This portion of the Cohnella abietis genome encodes:
- a CDS encoding sensor histidine kinase, giving the protein MDYHVDQIDRVIQNAISVMEDSKVQVFEICEVARRELLALTLELEKVLRETSDTIDKVDLLERDYRLARIRLTEVSRDFVRFSEHDIKSAYEKATQFQLDLMVYREKESYLKTRRDDLQHRVKNVEISIERADTINLQMSVVLDYLSGDLNQITRILESAKNRQLIGLKIILAQEDERKRVAREIHDGPAQSLANLVLRTEIAERLLDTKDMELVKNELIDLKLQIRIGLEDIRKIIFNLRPMALDDLGLVPTLRKFVQDFEEKTRIRAVFETIGKEKRLPSAMEAAMFRLVQEGYNNALKHAQPTFVSLEMTFNEETVYLTIEDNGVGFHLDVVESRAKTHSHFGLIGMKERVELLQGKMDIESIIGQGTKIKINVPIKSESGKELIAHGE
- a CDS encoding stalk domain-containing protein → MPPQQSHSSRSKQKSFSSQTTLIPSQKPNQSRYKSVRFRIIVPILAGVLVFTAPLNLFTSFSPLTSISHVSAATAPAAVTYKLVKQSETMVTSGARQVNYNWVPSNATKATEVLHVLEIDLTNPYVQLNAMGGPQGSVTAKQSVGAMSKETGAVAGINGDVFRTGITTEAVPMGAQITSGQLLVSSEQLKGMYTFGVTQDRKPVIDNFSFSGMVTAADGTTFKLTGLNKSAYRTEPDRAYSHVDTLYMYTSAWTAPERPIASSTIPSEALIVDGNVTEVSIGTPIKTAIPANGYILRGSGNKTATDFIKSHLIIGDKVTTEYSLQSNNSGQSYDQSSFQMMVSGHTLLLDNGVAAAFSRDIDGVSGSANRARTAVGYSKDGSTVYLVTVEENGGRKGVTLKVLQQMLLQLGAWKAVNLDGGGSTTMVSRPLGEFQVGLTHPTSYGTTQRQVANGIGVYTIAPQGTIKGIVASGSKTLFIGQQSNFSLKAYDNYFNPIDPSGLTPTWSIDKPLGAFTEGTFLASKSGTAKLSVNAGSASDTIPIEVIGEAQISKLIVEPSTTLLKPGMTINAPVKVQLTDGRQLSLPASSVAWEFYGFTGSSSNGKITIDKVNSNITAGYAVARYDGFGTVAALASGTEKPLEDFEKVSYKVGFTATPKETVGNTSITTGVQGRESSNVLLMDYDFTVGAGKRYANAVLNDGKGITVTGTPSALTLDVLGDQSYNWLRAEFTDVNGKTVYATIADKIDWMGWKNIRVDLAAAGLKGPAQLTKLYIVNAEEDQDERALQGQLAFDNLALQYPPSGIKVTNSTIVMTVGSKQAKVDGKKVTLPGAPFMQQGTNTNFLPLKFVADSLGAQVLWDNKSKRVTILRGDTMLELWVGSNKMTVNGVRQTLTVTPTIVNGSVYVPVRVISEQLGQKVDWVSKTKTITIH
- a CDS encoding MmcQ/YjbR family DNA-binding protein produces the protein MNHAKIMEAGLEWVGSSLHYPFDPNLPVLFVGSKMFALLGRTGEHESVNLKVEPEEAWLLRQQYPGSVLPGYHMNKKHWNTVVFDGGVPDSEVHAMLEHSYQLVWNKLTKRERAELK
- a CDS encoding response regulator, which translates into the protein MENKNAVRKIKVLLADDHQLFREGLKRILNMENDLEVIGECGDGIQVLEFCNHEKPDVVLLDINMPTENGVVATERLRDIFPEIKVIILSIHDDESYVFETLRKGATGYLLKDMEAEALINAIRTVAEGHAYIHPKVTGKLINQLRRMTYLDEIGATSGAAASRETVTKFIPRGNNPLTRREAEVLRLMAEGKSNKTIGENLFISEKTVKNHVSSILQKMEVDDRTQAVITSIKYGWVTL